A single genomic interval of Burkholderiales bacterium harbors:
- a CDS encoding methyltransferase domain-containing protein: MNADPAELEKFSEFAHRWWDPGSEFKPLHDINPLRLDYIDGIAALRDKAVLDVGCGGGILSEAMALRGARVTGIDLARK, encoded by the coding sequence ATGAACGCGGACCCTGCCGAACTGGAGAAATTCAGCGAGTTCGCCCACCGCTGGTGGGATCCGGGCAGCGAATTCAAACCCCTGCACGACATCAATCCGCTGCGCCTCGATTACATCGACGGCATCGCCGCGCTGCGCGACAAGGCGGTGCTCGACGTCGGCTGCGGCGGCGGCATTCTGTCGGAAGCGATGGCGCTGCGCGGGGCGCGCGTGACCGGGATCGATCTTGCCAGAAAGC
- a CDS encoding TRZ/ATZ family hydrolase: MAIEVDTLIDARWIIPVEPAGEVLDQSSLVIDRGAIRDLLPTAAAQQRYAAREHLRLPQHALIPGLINLHTHAAMSLMRGLADDVSLMDWLNHHIWPAERQYVSDEFVFDGTLLACAEMLHGGVTCFNDMYYFPEAAARAALASHMRATLGIVVIDFPSAYASDAQDYLSKGLATRDALRHEPLLDFCLAPHAPYTVSDASFSQLLTYAGQLDLTIHMHVHETAHEVAESVSRFGVRPLARLQGLGLLGPGFIAVHAVHVDDEEIARLAEHGSHVAHCPSSNLKLASGVAPIHALTQAGVNVGLGTDGAASNNRLDVWSEMRLAALLAKAASGSAESIPAEMALAMATINPARALGLDEKIGSLRIGKCADVVAIDLSAAELAPCYDPVSHLVYAAGREHVSHVWVNGKLLLKDGESTVLDSEELKAKANLWRKRISPLAA, from the coding sequence ATGGCGATTGAAGTCGATACCTTGATCGACGCGCGCTGGATCATCCCGGTCGAGCCTGCCGGCGAGGTTCTTGACCAGTCGTCGCTTGTTATCGATCGCGGAGCTATACGCGATCTGCTGCCTACCGCGGCCGCGCAGCAGCGCTATGCGGCGCGTGAACATCTGAGGCTGCCGCAGCACGCGCTGATCCCCGGCCTGATCAATTTGCACACGCACGCGGCGATGAGCCTGATGCGCGGTCTGGCCGACGATGTTTCGCTGATGGACTGGTTGAATCATCACATCTGGCCGGCTGAGCGGCAGTACGTCAGCGACGAATTCGTCTTCGACGGCACCCTGCTTGCCTGCGCCGAAATGCTGCACGGCGGCGTCACCTGCTTCAACGACATGTATTATTTTCCGGAGGCCGCGGCGCGCGCCGCCCTGGCCTCGCACATGCGCGCGACCCTCGGCATCGTTGTGATCGATTTTCCATCGGCCTATGCCAGCGACGCGCAGGACTATCTGAGCAAGGGCCTGGCAACCCGCGATGCGTTGCGCCACGAACCCCTGCTCGATTTCTGCCTCGCGCCGCACGCGCCGTATACCGTCAGCGATGCCAGTTTCAGCCAACTGCTGACGTATGCCGGGCAACTCGATCTGACTATCCATATGCACGTGCACGAAACCGCGCATGAAGTCGCGGAAAGCGTCTCGCGCTTCGGCGTGCGCCCGCTGGCGCGGTTGCAGGGGCTCGGCCTGCTGGGGCCGGGCTTCATCGCTGTTCACGCCGTCCATGTGGACGACGAAGAGATCGCCAGACTGGCCGAGCACGGCAGCCATGTGGCGCATTGCCCGTCGTCGAATCTGAAGCTGGCGAGCGGCGTAGCGCCCATCCACGCTTTGACGCAAGCCGGCGTCAATGTCGGCCTGGGAACAGACGGCGCCGCCAGCAACAACCGGCTCGACGTGTGGTCCGAGATGCGGCTCGCCGCTTTGCTGGCCAAAGCCGCGAGCGGCTCGGCTGAATCGATACCGGCCGAGATGGCGCTGGCGATGGCGACAATCAACCCGGCGCGCGCGCTCGGCCTCGATGAAAAGATCGGCTCGCTAAGGATCGGCAAGTGCGCCGATGTGGTCGCCATCGACCTGTCCGCCGCCGAATTGGCGCCGTGCTACGATCCGGTTTCCCACCTGGTTTACGCGGCCGGCCGCGAACATGTCAGCCACGTCTGGGTCAATGGTAAATTACTACTGAAAGATGGTGAATCGACCGTGCTGGACAGTGAAGAACTGAAAGCGAAAGCCAATCTGTGGCGGAAGCGGATCAGCCCGCTGGCCGCCTGA
- a CDS encoding OmpA family protein, translating to MSLTSKNILVATLAGMAVVAALAPVTAVAQEKEKVKTDAYLVDGRGELARSGFGLCWRTGYWTPAQAIEACDPDLVKKEPKAEPKPEPVPPPAEPAPIAPPEEPKPAPIKLLPQKINFSADALFDFDKAVLRPNGKTMLDDLASTLEGAEYDVILLVGHTDRIGSDAYNQKLSERRAAAAKQYLVGKGISADRIQTEGRGEKEPVTAGECKGKPGKALIQCLQPDRRVDVEVTGSKEVEQ from the coding sequence ATGAGTTTGACCAGCAAGAACATACTCGTCGCCACACTCGCCGGTATGGCCGTTGTGGCGGCGCTGGCGCCCGTGACGGCAGTCGCGCAAGAAAAAGAAAAAGTAAAAACCGATGCTTATCTCGTCGATGGCCGCGGTGAACTTGCGCGCAGCGGTTTCGGTCTGTGCTGGCGCACCGGGTACTGGACGCCCGCCCAGGCGATCGAAGCGTGCGATCCCGATCTGGTGAAAAAAGAGCCGAAAGCCGAACCGAAGCCGGAGCCTGTACCGCCGCCGGCCGAGCCCGCGCCCATTGCGCCGCCGGAAGAGCCGAAGCCAGCCCCCATCAAGCTGTTGCCGCAGAAAATCAACTTCTCGGCCGATGCGCTGTTCGATTTCGACAAAGCTGTGCTGCGTCCGAACGGCAAAACCATGCTGGACGATCTCGCCTCTACTCTGGAAGGCGCCGAATACGATGTCATTCTGCTGGTCGGCCATACCGACCGCATTGGCTCCGACGCCTATAATCAGAAGCTGTCGGAACGCCGTGCGGCCGCGGCCAAGCAGTATCTGGTCGGCAAAGGCATCTCGGCTGATCGCATCCAGACCGAAGGACGTGGCGAAAAAGAGCCGGTCACGGCAGGCGAATGCAAGGGCAAACCCGGCAAGGCCCTGATCCAGTGCCTGCAACCGGACCGTCGCGTCGATGTGGAAGTCACCGGCAGCAAGGAAGTCGAACAATAA